In Thiospirochaeta perfilievii, a single window of DNA contains:
- a CDS encoding M30 family zinc metallopeptidase — protein MDIKKSFPIIINLIILLLTSSCFLGNNSDVLVVKTITVNSSLLPKSDSSNAYLLLTNPTSRNILIPEVTINSQSRSLITTRNSYPYPITPTTTLPRRLDKPPRTRENSIDISNRTRDINPQDSYSQGDLESFFVLVGSEVDENNNSVMTYSNTTFKLVSLTNKINNTTINLHIWVDVKDLDILSIDAVEFLKSNFSGIYNDMTNLYGDYWGEHNYENLIEKDNSDFHILLMDIGYDKNIDKDNRGVIYGYFDSYDTYIDKEGSNKALNVVLDSYLLFNRADSSKGWSEESIETIYGLSTFIHEFQHLIHFYQKRIKNKITLTSTNDETYVNEMFSMIAEDILAYNYLIASDESDTYFFPPDLQRIPIYNQDWIEHSTLNWNYDISSYSRAYVVGAYLIRNFDSFIKEYFTTGTLGINGLLEAINKNSTFNIDRTTLLQNLGLAILYSRETNTSRPQQLNSNSFLEYSNFNLIQLDFFSNYIPSFKPLDVAQIKDIANSNGINFYKESNIYINLGEISSSDTIKIEFANDGSGIEYRLVYY, from the coding sequence ATGGATATAAAAAAAAGTTTTCCAATTATCATTAATCTTATTATACTACTATTAACAAGCAGCTGTTTTTTAGGTAATAACAGTGATGTATTAGTTGTTAAAACAATAACCGTTAATAGTAGTTTATTACCAAAATCTGACAGTTCAAATGCCTACCTTCTATTAACAAACCCTACAAGTAGGAATATTTTAATACCAGAAGTAACTATAAATAGTCAGAGTCGAAGCCTTATAACAACCAGAAATAGTTATCCTTATCCAATTACTCCCACTACAACTCTACCTAGAAGGTTGGATAAACCTCCACGGACAAGGGAAAACAGTATAGATATCTCTAATAGAACAAGGGATATTAATCCCCAAGATAGTTATAGCCAGGGGGATTTAGAGTCCTTTTTTGTTCTTGTAGGTTCAGAGGTTGATGAAAACAACAATAGTGTAATGACCTATTCTAATACTACATTTAAGTTAGTTTCCCTTACTAATAAAATAAATAATACAACTATCAACCTACATATCTGGGTTGATGTAAAGGATCTGGACATATTAAGTATAGATGCTGTAGAGTTTCTTAAAAGTAATTTCTCTGGGATTTATAATGATATGACAAACTTATATGGGGATTATTGGGGAGAACATAACTATGAAAATCTTATAGAGAAGGATAATAGTGACTTCCATATTTTATTAATGGATATTGGCTATGATAAAAATATTGATAAGGATAACAGAGGGGTTATTTATGGTTATTTTGATAGTTATGATACTTATATAGATAAAGAGGGTTCTAATAAGGCTCTAAATGTGGTCCTTGACTCCTACCTACTTTTTAATCGGGCAGATAGTAGTAAAGGGTGGAGTGAAGAGAGTATAGAAACCATATATGGTTTATCCACATTTATTCATGAGTTTCAACACCTAATACATTTCTATCAAAAGAGGATTAAAAATAAAATTACTCTTACTTCAACAAATGACGAGACCTATGTTAATGAGATGTTCTCTATGATAGCTGAGGATATATTAGCATATAACTATTTAATTGCTTCAGATGAAAGTGATACCTATTTTTTCCCGCCAGACTTACAAAGAATACCAATATATAATCAGGATTGGATAGAACACAGTACACTTAATTGGAACTACGATATTTCAAGTTATAGTAGAGCCTATGTTGTAGGAGCATATCTTATTAGAAATTTTGATAGTTTTATAAAAGAGTATTTTACAACAGGAACTCTTGGAATTAATGGCTTATTAGAAGCTATTAATAAAAATAGTACCTTCAATATTGATAGAACAACTCTATTACAAAATCTAGGACTAGCTATTTTATATTCAAGAGAGACAAATACATCTAGACCCCAGCAACTTAACTCAAATAGTTTCTTAGAATACTCAAACTTCAATCTAATTCAGTTAGACTTTTTTTCTAACTATATACCATCATTTAAACCCTTAGATGTAGCCCAGATAAAAGATATAGCTAACTCCAATGGGATAAACTTCTACAAAGAGTCAAATATATATATTAATCTAGGAGAAATTAGTAGTAGTGATACTATTAAAATAGAGTTTGCAAATGATGGAAGTGGAATTGAATATAGATTAGTATATTATTAA
- a CDS encoding histidine kinase dimerization/phospho-acceptor domain-containing protein, translated as MSEDINKIKHDLNNLLNAIIGSAEIIKFSIDDDNEKLKKYTGLILESATKATDITKSLK; from the coding sequence TTGAGTGAAGATATAAATAAAATAAAACATGACTTAAATAATTTATTAAATGCAATTATTGGTTCTGCAGAGATTATAAAATTCAGTATAGATGATGACAACGAAAAACTTAAAAAATACACTGGGTTAATATTAGAATCAGCAACAAAGGCCACAGATATTACAAAGTCTTTAAAATAG
- a CDS encoding response regulator transcription factor yields the protein MVKIVVIDDEKWIRKLIIKLLPYDKFSLKVVGEAENGEEGLKLIRDKKPNIVLTDIRMPGISGLDLISEINKITNSTRIIIISGYDIFEYAQKAIKLGVVDFVLKPVEEGELENSISKAIKQLNRDKRINRSESLEKQVKRLEYDFVIKTTTDFSYIKNDKIKKVLMFIEENFQNQISLENVSDVVLMNRSYLSETFKKEVGIGFNKYLITKRFDASKKLLINNMELTITDIASIVGFIDANYFSRLFKRYFKCTPQDFRNKYSTR from the coding sequence ATGGTTAAAATTGTAGTAATAGATGATGAGAAATGGATAAGGAAACTAATTATAAAACTTCTACCCTATGATAAATTTAGCTTAAAAGTTGTTGGTGAAGCAGAAAATGGTGAAGAGGGTTTAAAGCTAATTAGAGATAAAAAACCCAATATTGTTTTAACAGATATTAGAATGCCTGGAATCTCTGGTTTAGATCTTATAAGTGAAATTAATAAGATTACTAACAGTACTCGTATTATAATAATTTCAGGGTATGATATTTTTGAATACGCCCAAAAGGCTATTAAATTAGGGGTTGTGGATTTTGTTTTAAAACCTGTGGAGGAGGGGGAGTTAGAAAACTCTATCTCTAAGGCTATTAAACAATTAAATAGGGATAAAAGGATTAATCGGTCAGAGAGTTTAGAAAAACAGGTTAAAAGATTGGAGTACGATTTTGTTATAAAAACAACAACGGATTTTTCTTATATTAAAAATGATAAAATTAAGAAAGTTTTGATGTTTATAGAGGAAAATTTTCAGAATCAGATATCCCTAGAAAACGTTAGTGATGTTGTTTTAATGAACAGGTCCTATCTTTCTGAGACCTTTAAAAAGGAAGTCGGCATAGGTTTTAATAAGTATCTGATTACAAAAAGATTTGATGCATCAAAAAAACTTTTAATAAATAATATGGAACTAACTATTACGGATATAGCCTCAATAGTTGGCTTTATAGATGCAAACTACTTCTCCAGACTTTTTAAAAGATATTTTAAATGCACTCCCCAGGATTTTCGTAATAAGTATAGCACTAGGTAG
- a CDS encoding sensor histidine kinase, with translation MRKINSYRTIRKDLLALIILSILIPFTLISFVFIYNVKNIIDKDVKDYQEAIVTQSSNNLINIFSNIKMIQRATIGKVISDYIIFDNSDNFNKNEISKLKDLIEYLYITDNASSNINGIYVIFDKQYVISSRLGIRDNLLLDRPWLKNSSDLAKNEYFTKVHSANYNVALERDDYDRVISYIQQFTLPEKNGDKVIIQIDIDMSAFQNFIDSSENAEQIPMYLLYRKNNEKLLQNEIYSKYISNRPKDIIVKKSIVDSQLELIGFIRQDQFFIRVNSAILVTIITIFLIAVVSLIIAILFSRAITSPLHELYISMKKVGQGNFSPSYPSTNYYELDYLIERFKKMVDEVDSLIDVVVKKEGEATEAKFQALQAKINPHFLYNTLDVIRSIALENDNEDISSMTLSLSRLFRYNVGNLKETNKLGVEIEYLKDYLKIQEFRFGDRITTTFNIGDGLKSIEIARFIIQPIIENAYKYGLELATDGGELKVSAKTEEDILVIEVYNNGPFIEPDKLLKLKKSLKEEPNISSVTSAHGLDNVNLRLKLLYGNPFGLDIDSNKDGTTVYIKIPYTGDLDG, from the coding sequence TTGAGAAAAATTAATTCATATAGAACAATTCGAAAGGACTTATTAGCACTAATTATTCTATCTATTCTTATACCATTTACTCTAATTTCATTTGTTTTTATATATAATGTTAAAAATATTATTGATAAGGATGTTAAGGATTATCAAGAAGCGATAGTAACCCAATCAAGTAATAACCTTATAAATATCTTTTCAAATATAAAAATGATACAGAGGGCTACAATAGGTAAAGTTATATCCGATTACATTATTTTTGATAATAGTGATAACTTTAATAAAAACGAAATATCTAAACTTAAGGATCTTATAGAGTATCTATATATAACAGATAATGCCAGTTCAAATATAAATGGGATCTATGTTATTTTTGATAAACAGTATGTTATTAGTTCTAGGTTAGGTATTAGGGATAACCTGCTATTAGATAGACCTTGGCTTAAAAACAGTAGTGATTTAGCAAAAAATGAGTATTTTACAAAGGTGCATAGCGCCAATTACAATGTAGCTCTAGAGAGGGATGATTATGATCGTGTTATTTCCTACATTCAGCAGTTTACTCTCCCTGAAAAAAATGGAGATAAGGTAATAATACAGATAGATATAGATATGTCAGCCTTTCAAAATTTTATTGATTCATCAGAAAATGCTGAACAGATTCCAATGTACCTATTATATAGAAAGAATAATGAAAAACTTCTACAAAATGAAATCTATTCTAAATATATATCTAATAGGCCAAAGGATATAATTGTAAAAAAGAGTATTGTGGATAGTCAGTTAGAACTTATTGGGTTTATTAGACAGGATCAGTTTTTTATTAGAGTTAACTCTGCAATATTGGTTACAATTATCACTATTTTTCTTATCGCTGTTGTTAGTCTTATTATAGCTATTCTATTTTCTAGAGCTATAACTTCTCCCCTACATGAGCTCTATATATCAATGAAAAAGGTAGGGCAGGGGAATTTTTCCCCTAGTTACCCATCAACTAACTATTATGAGCTTGACTATTTAATTGAAAGATTCAAAAAAATGGTTGATGAAGTAGACTCTTTAATTGATGTTGTTGTTAAAAAAGAAGGGGAGGCAACAGAGGCAAAATTTCAAGCTCTTCAGGCAAAAATTAACCCACACTTTTTATATAATACTTTAGATGTTATTAGAAGTATTGCTCTAGAAAATGATAATGAGGATATCTCTTCAATGACCTTATCCCTATCTAGACTATTTCGATACAATGTGGGAAATCTTAAAGAGACAAACAAACTAGGAGTAGAGATAGAGTATTTAAAAGACTATCTTAAAATTCAAGAGTTTCGATTTGGAGATAGAATTACAACTACATTTAATATAGGCGATGGCCTAAAAAGTATAGAAATTGCTAGGTTTATAATCCAACCAATAATAGAGAATGCATATAAATACGGTCTAGAGTTAGCAACAGATGGAGGAGAACTAAAGGTCTCAGCAAAAACAGAAGAAGATATACTAGTAATAGAAGTTTATAATAATGGCCCTTTTATAGAACCTGATAAACTATTAAAACTTAAAAAATCCTTAAAGGAAGAGCCAAATATTTCAAGTGTTACATCAGCCCATGGATTAGATAATGTTAATTTAAGACTTAAACTACTATATGGAAATCCCTTTGGACTAGATATCGATAGTAACAAGGATGGTACTACTGTCTATATAAAAATTCCATATACAGGGGACTTAGATGGTTAA
- a CDS encoding extracellular solute-binding protein: MKLNNKFENPGTLKAVDAILELRKNRVIPNNTIYEGSFDRQVDLYNNRKAAIIFAFTWSLARFNDDVAKDTVIIPIPRISDESIDTRNFTIGGVSQSICISKKAWADLSKREAIIKLIDWIFSDEVFIARYRESGSFPAKKMDISIIDKPIYIKSANYIKNSEIYDLHEFYFNSLGAFNQFKEANDLLWSGALSRDEFMDMVQNVMGRVVEKN; this comes from the coding sequence ATGAAACTTAACAATAAGTTTGAAAATCCTGGAACACTTAAGGCTGTAGATGCTATTTTAGAGTTAAGAAAAAATAGGGTAATTCCAAATAATACAATCTACGAAGGCTCCTTTGATAGGCAGGTTGATCTATATAATAATAGAAAGGCAGCTATAATTTTTGCTTTTACCTGGAGTCTAGCAAGGTTTAATGATGATGTAGCTAAAGATACAGTAATAATTCCAATACCTAGAATAAGTGATGAGTCTATTGATACTAGAAATTTTACTATTGGAGGAGTCTCCCAAAGCATCTGTATTAGCAAAAAAGCCTGGGCTGATTTAAGTAAAAGAGAGGCAATAATAAAGCTTATTGATTGGATATTTTCTGATGAAGTTTTTATTGCACGGTATAGAGAGTCTGGGTCATTTCCAGCTAAAAAGATGGATATTAGTATAATTGATAAACCAATATATATAAAATCTGCAAATTATATAAAAAATAGTGAAATTTATGATCTTCACGAATTTTATTTTAACTCATTAGGGGCATTTAACCAGTTTAAAGAGGCAAATGATCTTTTATGGAGTGGTGCTCTTAGTAGGGATGAATTTATGGATATGGTTCAAAATGTTATGGGTAGGGTAGTTGAGAAAAATTAA
- a CDS encoding ABC transporter substrate-binding protein: MKKQLEFILVFIIFSNTIFCGSNREIIESNRELPVITMAYSWEYGFKNNLKEFSDSVKNEFIIKTEENLGLNHKEKILIDASSNSVPDVFCFWSYETNLRYLADNGFLLNMDEYLEASTKYSREDFIPRFLDATKVDGINYALPHESFYGFMALNQSIFDEYNLDIPKTFNDLKEISPILNKNGITPFSMGSFRGIQDIFFLVHSPTKILMDIEMQRI; the protein is encoded by the coding sequence ATGAAAAAACAGTTAGAATTTATTTTAGTTTTTATTATCTTCTCAAATACTATCTTCTGTGGAAGTAATAGGGAGATTATCGAGTCTAATAGAGAGCTTCCAGTAATAACCATGGCCTATTCATGGGAGTATGGATTTAAAAATAATCTAAAAGAGTTCTCAGACTCAGTTAAAAATGAATTTATAATTAAAACAGAGGAGAACCTAGGGTTAAACCATAAGGAGAAAATTCTAATAGATGCATCTTCAAACTCTGTACCAGATGTTTTTTGCTTCTGGAGTTATGAAACTAATCTTAGATATCTAGCAGATAATGGATTTCTTTTAAATATGGATGAGTACTTAGAAGCCTCTACTAAATATAGTAGGGAGGACTTTATTCCCAGGTTTTTAGATGCAACTAAGGTTGATGGTATAAATTACGCCTTACCCCATGAGTCCTTTTATGGATTTATGGCACTGAATCAGTCAATTTTCGATGAGTATAATTTAGATATACCAAAAACTTTTAATGACTTAAAAGAGATATCACCTATATTAAATAAAAATGGTATAACACCCTTTTCCATGGGAAGCTTTAGGGGGATCCAGGACATCTTTTTTTTAGTGCACTCTCCTACCAAGATCCTAATGGATATAGAGATGCAAAGGATATGA